From the genome of Ectobacillus sp. JY-23, one region includes:
- a CDS encoding ROK family protein, translating to MLFGGIEAGGTKFVCAVGDQNGNIIQKVRIPTTVPEETMGRVMDFFKAFELVAIGVGSFGPIDVDRGSATYGCITTTPKVAWRQYPIVRTLQEAFHIPVGFHTDVNAAALGEATYGAAKGLDSCLYVTIGTGIGAGAIVGGKLLEGLSHPEMGHTVVRRHPEDLYRGRCPYHADCLEGLAAGPALKERWGAEGAALADRSEVWEMEGYYIAQALLQYILILSPKRIVLGGGVMGQKQLFPHIFKHVEALLSGYVKLPALESYIVPPALEDPGVIGSLLIAEQAYKKEYTSIVS from the coding sequence ATGCTATTTGGGGGAATCGAAGCCGGCGGCACAAAGTTTGTTTGTGCGGTCGGCGATCAAAACGGAAACATCATACAAAAAGTGCGGATTCCCACGACTGTGCCTGAGGAAACGATGGGCCGGGTGATGGACTTTTTCAAAGCGTTCGAGCTTGTGGCCATTGGCGTAGGTTCGTTCGGACCAATTGATGTAGATCGGGGCAGTGCGACATACGGCTGCATCACGACAACACCGAAAGTGGCATGGCGCCAGTATCCGATTGTGCGTACGCTGCAGGAAGCCTTTCACATTCCTGTCGGTTTTCATACCGATGTCAACGCCGCGGCGCTCGGAGAAGCGACGTACGGTGCGGCAAAGGGATTGGATAGCTGCTTGTACGTAACAATTGGTACAGGAATCGGTGCGGGAGCAATTGTTGGAGGGAAGTTACTAGAAGGCTTATCTCATCCTGAAATGGGTCATACCGTTGTGCGGCGTCACCCTGAGGATTTATATCGAGGAAGGTGTCCGTATCATGCGGATTGTCTAGAGGGTCTTGCGGCGGGACCGGCGCTGAAGGAGCGCTGGGGTGCAGAGGGCGCTGCTTTAGCGGACCGCAGCGAGGTTTGGGAAATGGAAGGCTACTATATTGCACAGGCGCTGCTGCAATACATTTTAATTCTTTCTCCGAAACGAATCGTTCTTGGCGGCGGCGTGATGGGACAAAAGCAGCTGTTTCCGCACATTTTTAAGCATGTGGAAGCGTTGCTGAGCGGGTACGTGAAGCTTCCGGCGTTGGAGTCGTATATCGTGCCCCCTGCTCTGGAGGATCCAGGTGTGATCGGTTCATTGTTAATCGCCGAGCAGGCATATAAGAAGGAGTATACAAGCATAGTTTCATAG
- a CDS encoding carbohydrate ABC transporter permease codes for MSKLSYKAQRYIILFSFLLIPLTLLVTFTYYPATQLFYYSFTSWDGLSPEKNWVGLGNYKEIFSSSDMFKVFGTSIYYFIGGLVQLALALYFAVILNSKVRGKNFFKATLFLPFIMNSVAIALIFTVFFDPKGTLNSFLTLLGLEYWKQSWLGNPDLINYSLAFTSIWRYMGLNLIIFFGVLQSIPQDVYEAAKIDGASEWQQFRYITLPSIRRILELNMILTISGAISVFEIPFIMTKGANGSMTFVIQTVDTAFRFSNIGLASAMAIVLLAVVVVVISLQRILLKERD; via the coding sequence ATGTCGAAACTCAGCTATAAAGCACAGCGATATATCATTTTGTTTTCGTTCTTATTGATACCTTTGACCTTGCTGGTCACATTCACGTACTATCCCGCCACACAGCTCTTTTACTACAGCTTCACCTCTTGGGACGGCTTAAGTCCGGAGAAAAATTGGGTAGGACTCGGAAATTATAAGGAAATCTTCAGCAGCTCCGATATGTTTAAGGTGTTCGGCACGAGCATCTATTATTTCATAGGCGGATTGGTTCAATTGGCATTGGCCTTGTATTTCGCAGTCATCCTCAATTCGAAGGTACGTGGGAAAAACTTTTTCAAAGCGACGCTGTTTCTCCCTTTCATCATGAACAGCGTGGCGATCGCGTTAATTTTTACCGTGTTTTTTGATCCGAAAGGAACGCTGAACAGCTTTTTGACACTGTTGGGTTTGGAGTACTGGAAGCAAAGCTGGCTTGGAAATCCGGATTTAATCAACTATTCCTTGGCGTTTACGTCCATTTGGCGATACATGGGCTTGAACTTGATTATCTTCTTCGGTGTTCTGCAATCGATTCCGCAGGATGTATATGAGGCGGCAAAAATTGACGGCGCTTCAGAGTGGCAGCAATTCCGGTATATCACGCTGCCGAGTATCCGCCGTATTTTAGAGCTCAACATGATTTTGACCATTTCAGGGGCCATTTCCGTGTTCGAAATACCGTTCATCATGACAAAGGGTGCAAATGGCAGCATGACGTTTGTCATTCAAACCGTCGACACTGCGTTCCGGTTTAGCAATATCGGCCTTGCTTCTGCGATGGCAATTGTGTTGCTGGCTGTGGTCGTAGTGGTCATTTCCCTGCAAAGAATTTTGCTGAAGGAGCGTGACTGA
- a CDS encoding YesL family protein encodes MPQNKGTLWLYTASLWIARLACLNILFLLFTLLGFGLFGVFPALFAMISVLRQWLRGEETRPVRMFWRTYRRSFLYANRLGACLLVCAAILLSDLYVLWHMKGTFSQLAFFVLLYVGCVLLIASFYMLCLGGGTWKVKELGKQGLLRVFYKPVSSIAILATLLLCGWVSLHMQILLFFFTFSVTCLACLLLSGTDEEVKARLQVF; translated from the coding sequence ATGCCACAGAATAAAGGTACGCTTTGGCTGTATACCGCTTCCTTGTGGATTGCGAGATTGGCATGTTTGAACATCTTGTTTTTACTCTTTACTCTTCTCGGCTTCGGGCTGTTCGGTGTCTTTCCAGCTCTGTTCGCGATGATATCGGTGCTGCGGCAATGGCTGCGCGGCGAGGAGACACGGCCTGTCCGCATGTTTTGGCGGACATATAGGCGTTCTTTTCTGTATGCAAACCGGTTGGGTGCTTGTTTGTTAGTGTGCGCTGCCATTCTCCTATCCGATCTGTATGTGCTTTGGCACATGAAGGGCACTTTTTCACAGCTAGCATTCTTTGTGCTGCTGTATGTCGGCTGTGTCCTTCTCATCGCCTCGTTTTATATGCTGTGCTTGGGCGGAGGTACTTGGAAAGTGAAAGAGCTGGGTAAGCAAGGCTTGCTGCGGGTGTTTTACAAGCCAGTGTCCAGCATCGCGATTTTGGCGACGCTGCTGCTGTGCGGGTGGGTAAGCCTACATATGCAAATTCTGCTTTTCTTTTTCACCTTTAGCGTGACCTGTCTTGCTTGCCTTTTGCTCAGCGGAACGGACGAGGAGGTAAAGGCTAGGTTACAAGTTTTTTAG
- a CDS encoding response regulator, which translates to MLKIMIVDDEEIIRAGLARMIEKGNDAYQAVALCRNGKEALERFTPDIDVIITDIQMPEMDGLTLVKEVKETYPNLPCIILSGFSDFPYAQQAIRYGVQDYLVKPVNKREVFHVLQSIHGKKEQAYDLGEHQTVRKVKSYIVNHYQEKIELQILAEQVFLDPSYLSRLFKENTGETITDFIMSVRIERAKELLVASAALKTYEVGHAVGYSDPIYFNKVFKKREGVTPKEYRTSKLNKKM; encoded by the coding sequence ATGTTGAAAATCATGATTGTCGATGATGAAGAGATTATTCGTGCTGGCTTGGCACGAATGATTGAGAAGGGAAATGATGCTTATCAGGCTGTAGCTCTTTGCCGAAATGGAAAGGAAGCACTAGAACGTTTTACGCCAGATATCGATGTAATTATTACCGATATTCAAATGCCTGAAATGGATGGTTTAACCTTGGTCAAAGAAGTGAAAGAGACTTATCCCAATTTGCCATGCATCATTTTGTCAGGCTTCAGCGATTTTCCTTACGCACAGCAAGCAATCCGCTACGGTGTGCAGGACTATTTAGTAAAGCCGGTCAATAAACGGGAAGTATTTCATGTACTACAAAGCATTCATGGGAAAAAGGAACAAGCTTACGATCTGGGTGAGCATCAAACGGTGCGGAAGGTAAAGAGCTATATTGTTAATCACTATCAAGAGAAAATTGAACTCCAAATTCTGGCGGAACAGGTATTTCTTGATCCGAGCTATTTAAGCAGATTGTTTAAAGAAAATACAGGAGAAACCATCACGGACTTTATTATGAGTGTGCGAATTGAAAGGGCTAAGGAGCTGCTAGTAGCATCAGCAGCATTGAAAACATATGAAGTAGGACATGCAGTGGGGTATAGCGATCCTATTTATTTCAACAAAGTATTTAAGAAAAGAGAAGGGGTTACACCTAAGGAATATAGGACCTCAAAATTGAACAAGAAAATGTAA
- a CDS encoding glycoside hydrolase family 1 protein, with protein sequence MVKYAFPKDFWWGTASSAPQTEGAASEGGKGKSIWDHWYEQEPNRFHDGVGPERTSNFYHTYEEDLELMQRLGHNSFRFSISWSRLIPDGRGEVNSEAVAFYNKVIDKMIACGIEPFMNLFHFDMPYEMQSIGGWENREVVDAYVRFAATCFSLFGDRVKKWFTHNEPIVPVEGGYLYDFHYPNVVDFQRAVQVAYHTMLSSALAIKAYRDSGQDGKIGIILNLTPSYPRSQNPADLQASRIADAIFNRSFLDPSVKGEFPGELVEILKERGLLPQMEAGDLDIIRENTVDLLGVNYYQPRRVKAKESMPHPDAPFMPEHLFDNYVMPGRKMNVYRGWEIYEKGIYDILMNVKENYGNIECFISENGMGVEGEERFMQDGMIQDDYRIEFIADHLKWLHKALEEGSNVKGYHLWTFMDNWSWTNAYKNRYGFVSIDLQNNCKRTVKKSGLWFKEVTKNGGF encoded by the coding sequence ATGGTGAAATACGCATTTCCAAAGGATTTTTGGTGGGGAACGGCTTCTTCAGCTCCGCAAACGGAGGGAGCGGCAAGTGAGGGTGGAAAAGGTAAAAGCATTTGGGACCATTGGTATGAGCAAGAGCCGAATCGGTTCCACGATGGTGTGGGACCAGAGCGCACGTCAAACTTTTATCACACATATGAAGAGGATTTAGAATTGATGCAACGTCTTGGTCACAATTCCTTCCGCTTCTCCATTTCCTGGTCACGTCTTATTCCAGACGGAAGGGGAGAGGTGAATTCCGAAGCTGTGGCGTTTTATAACAAGGTAATTGATAAGATGATTGCTTGCGGTATCGAGCCGTTCATGAACCTGTTTCATTTTGATATGCCTTACGAGATGCAAAGCATCGGCGGTTGGGAAAACAGAGAGGTTGTGGATGCCTATGTGCGTTTCGCGGCGACATGTTTTTCATTGTTCGGCGATCGCGTGAAAAAATGGTTCACACACAATGAGCCAATCGTGCCGGTCGAGGGCGGTTATTTATATGATTTTCATTATCCGAACGTGGTGGATTTTCAACGTGCGGTGCAGGTCGCGTATCATACGATGCTCTCGAGCGCACTGGCAATCAAAGCCTATAGAGACAGCGGGCAAGACGGAAAAATCGGCATCATTTTGAATTTGACACCATCTTATCCTAGAAGCCAAAACCCTGCCGATTTGCAGGCGTCTCGCATCGCGGATGCCATTTTCAACCGTTCGTTCTTAGATCCTTCTGTAAAAGGCGAGTTTCCTGGGGAGCTGGTTGAGATTTTAAAGGAGCGTGGCTTGCTCCCGCAGATGGAGGCAGGCGATTTGGACATCATTCGCGAAAATACGGTAGATTTACTTGGCGTGAACTACTATCAGCCACGCCGCGTGAAGGCCAAAGAAAGTATGCCGCATCCAGATGCACCGTTTATGCCTGAGCACCTGTTCGATAACTACGTGATGCCGGGCCGCAAAATGAACGTCTACCGTGGATGGGAGATTTATGAAAAGGGTATTTATGATATTTTAATGAACGTGAAAGAAAATTACGGAAACATCGAATGCTTTATCTCCGAAAACGGCATGGGTGTCGAGGGAGAAGAACGCTTTATGCAGGACGGTATGATTCAGGATGATTATCGCATCGAGTTCATCGCCGACCATTTGAAATGGCTGCATAAAGCGCTCGAAGAAGGCAGCAACGTGAAGGGGTACCATCTATGGACGTTCATGGACAACTGGTCCTGGACGAATGCTTACAAGAACCGCTACGGCTTCGTTTCCATCGACCTGCAGAACAACTGCAAGCGCACCGTGAAAAAGAGCGGTCTTTGGTTTAAGGAAGTCACGAAGAACGGCGGCTTTTGA
- a CDS encoding ABC transporter substrate-binding protein — protein sequence MKKVTKVLSVAFLTASLALVGCSSKESTSTEKQSDKIGGTITFITNRTDLVDTEYKKIEEAFKKKYPDVKDVKFEALRNYDGDIKVRLSSKQYGDALLIPNGVSPEQFANYFEPLNDLGLEDKVYFPDIKAYKDKMYGVTSGVVAEGIVYNKKAFEKAGIQQVPKTLDELYAAAEKLKQAGIVPLATNFNAQWPLQQWDKLPQIMTGNADFRNTLIKENEPFAKGTPYEQSLSILKTFIDKGYTEPDLIATDWESSKGDMAQGKFGMMFLGNWVINQIIENGAKPADIGFFPFPTDNSGKVKSLMGSDWCYAVSKNSKNVATAKAFVKFLVEESGYDDFSGLIPTIKDKEPKIPQLQEFLSYKPELIYSVSDQPELTNIANKAQIDFYGGKYVQDLMLNKNYENGLKDLNEKWKKAKDSLNIK from the coding sequence ATGAAGAAGGTAACGAAGGTGTTGTCTGTCGCTTTTTTGACAGCTTCTCTCGCATTAGTGGGCTGCAGCAGCAAAGAAAGCACAAGTACAGAGAAACAAAGCGACAAAATAGGTGGTACGATCACTTTTATTACGAATCGTACGGATTTGGTAGATACAGAATACAAGAAAATTGAAGAGGCCTTTAAGAAGAAGTATCCGGATGTAAAGGATGTAAAATTTGAAGCGCTGCGTAATTATGACGGTGATATTAAAGTGCGTCTTTCCTCGAAGCAATACGGCGATGCGCTTTTGATTCCAAATGGAGTATCTCCTGAGCAATTTGCCAATTATTTCGAGCCGCTCAATGATTTGGGACTAGAAGACAAGGTATATTTCCCTGATATCAAGGCATATAAAGACAAAATGTACGGTGTGACATCTGGTGTGGTTGCGGAAGGCATCGTATACAACAAAAAAGCTTTTGAAAAAGCAGGTATTCAGCAGGTCCCGAAAACCTTAGATGAATTATATGCAGCTGCTGAAAAGTTGAAGCAGGCTGGCATCGTGCCGCTGGCGACAAACTTCAACGCGCAATGGCCGCTGCAGCAGTGGGATAAGCTGCCGCAAATCATGACAGGCAATGCAGATTTCCGCAACACACTGATTAAAGAAAACGAACCGTTTGCCAAGGGCACACCATATGAACAATCGTTGAGCATTTTGAAAACGTTTATTGATAAAGGCTACACAGAGCCTGATTTGATCGCGACTGACTGGGAAAGCTCAAAAGGCGACATGGCGCAAGGAAAATTCGGCATGATGTTCTTAGGCAACTGGGTGATCAACCAGATCATTGAAAACGGCGCGAAGCCAGCAGATATTGGGTTCTTCCCATTCCCAACGGACAATTCCGGCAAAGTGAAATCCTTGATGGGCAGCGACTGGTGCTACGCAGTCAGCAAAAACAGTAAAAACGTGGCAACAGCGAAAGCGTTCGTGAAATTCCTGGTAGAAGAGTCCGGCTATGATGATTTTTCTGGTTTGATTCCAACAATTAAGGATAAAGAACCGAAAATTCCGCAGCTACAAGAATTCTTAAGCTACAAGCCTGAGCTGATTTACAGTGTATCTGACCAACCGGAGCTGACGAATATCGCGAACAAAGCGCAAATCGATTTCTACGGCGGTAAATACGTACAAGATTTGATGCTGAATAAAAATTACGAAAACGGTCTGAAGGACTTAAATGAAAAGTGGAAAAAAGCAAAGGATAGCTTGAACATCAAGTAA
- a CDS encoding viroplasmin family protein, producing MAAKKYYVVWKGRKTGIFNTWAECEAQTKGFTGARFKSFPTLAEAQAAFNGTATTASKPKAKATEPIAIDENSISVDAACSGNPGMMEYKGVDTKTGAVLFHFGPILGTNNIGEFLAIVHALSMLKKQGSAKTIYTDSKTALAWVRNKKANTTLRRDAGTEQVWTMVERAEKWLRENTYPNKIIKWDTAQLGEIKADFGRK from the coding sequence ATGGCTGCTAAAAAATACTATGTCGTCTGGAAGGGACGAAAAACAGGCATTTTCAACACATGGGCGGAATGTGAGGCACAAACAAAAGGATTTACTGGCGCTCGCTTCAAATCATTTCCAACGCTGGCGGAGGCACAAGCTGCCTTTAACGGTACTGCAACAACTGCAAGCAAGCCAAAAGCAAAAGCAACGGAACCGATTGCTATTGACGAAAACAGCATTTCCGTTGATGCTGCCTGCAGCGGCAATCCAGGTATGATGGAATACAAAGGTGTTGATACCAAAACAGGGGCAGTACTTTTTCATTTTGGTCCTATTCTTGGTACAAATAATATCGGTGAATTTTTAGCAATCGTGCATGCACTTAGCATGCTGAAAAAACAAGGCTCAGCAAAAACCATTTACACGGACTCTAAAACGGCACTCGCTTGGGTACGCAATAAAAAAGCAAACACCACACTGCGCCGCGATGCCGGTACCGAACAGGTGTGGACAATGGTGGAGCGTGCAGAGAAATGGCTGCGTGAAAACACCTATCCCAATAAAATTATCAAATGGGATACCGCACAGCTTGGTGAAATTAAGGCTGATTTTGGGCGGAAGTAA
- a CDS encoding carbohydrate ABC transporter permease: MQTVKTNLKARADVQPALPDRRVSALLWKIMKYLSLVAGAFTVLLPLIVIVFSAFKTKEEYNLTSRLALPESFLHLDNFVRVFEAGGLGIAFKNTITIIGLAVIGNVIIGTMVAYALSRFDFKLKKLILGAYLVATLIPLVTTQVSTFGIVSNLGLVNTIWAPILLYLGADVVMIYIYIQFIDTIPMELDEAAMLEGASYFKIYRSIIFPMLAPATATVVIIKTINIYNDFYIPFLYMPGEDMGVVSTVAYKFMGPLGAEWNVICAGVLIVLIPTIVLFLFLQKHIYEGISNGAVK, from the coding sequence ATGCAAACCGTGAAAACGAATCTCAAGGCGCGTGCCGACGTGCAGCCAGCGTTGCCGGACCGCCGCGTATCGGCGCTGCTTTGGAAAATTATGAAATATCTATCCCTGGTGGCAGGAGCGTTCACCGTGTTGCTTCCGCTCATTGTGATCGTGTTCTCCGCCTTTAAAACAAAGGAAGAATATAACTTGACGAGCCGCCTTGCGCTCCCGGAAAGCTTTCTGCATCTCGATAACTTTGTGAGAGTGTTTGAAGCCGGAGGATTAGGTATCGCCTTTAAAAATACGATTACCATCATTGGGTTGGCCGTCATTGGTAACGTCATTATCGGAACGATGGTCGCCTATGCGCTGAGTCGCTTTGATTTCAAGCTGAAAAAGCTCATTTTGGGCGCATATTTGGTTGCTACGTTAATTCCTTTGGTAACCACGCAGGTATCTACTTTTGGAATTGTAAGCAACTTGGGATTGGTTAATACCATTTGGGCACCGATTCTCCTGTATTTGGGAGCGGATGTAGTGATGATTTATATTTACATTCAATTCATCGACACGATTCCAATGGAGCTTGATGAAGCAGCGATGCTTGAGGGTGCGTCGTATTTTAAAATCTATCGTTCTATCATTTTCCCGATGCTCGCGCCAGCAACCGCAACAGTTGTTATTATCAAAACAATTAATATTTATAACGACTTTTATATTCCGTTTTTGTATATGCCAGGTGAGGACATGGGGGTTGTATCAACGGTTGCCTATAAATTCATGGGGCCGCTCGGAGCGGAATGGAATGTGATTTGCGCAGGCGTTCTTATCGTCCTCATTCCGACGATTGTGCTGTTTTTGTTCCTGCAAAAGCATATTTATGAGGGCATCTCCAATGGTGCCGTGAAGTAA
- the manA gene encoding mannose-6-phosphate isomerase, class I, translating to MELQPLFFTPVFKERIWGGTALQREFQYDIPSERTGECWAISAHPNGSSRVANGIYAGKTLAQLWDENPELFGNPVHPVFPLLTKILDANMDLSVQVHPDDVYANVHENGELGKTECWYIIDCKENAEMIFGHHAQTKEELAAAIDHGDWDGLLRRVPIKPGDFFYVPSGTIHALCEGTLVLETQQSSDTTYRVYDYDRTDTDGNKRELHLDKAIEVTTVPHRAEGGQVFVETREAVVVTAFVQSDFFSVYKWEVSGRAGFSCKDRYLLASVIQGEGNMTYGDEVYVLQKGAHFLLPVGFRDFEIEGRCEIIVSHP from the coding sequence ATTGAGTTGCAACCGCTTTTTTTTACACCAGTATTCAAAGAAAGAATTTGGGGCGGAACAGCGCTTCAGAGGGAGTTTCAGTATGATATTCCTTCTGAAAGAACGGGGGAGTGCTGGGCGATTTCAGCACATCCAAATGGCTCCTCTCGCGTCGCCAACGGCATATACGCCGGTAAAACATTAGCGCAGCTGTGGGACGAGAACCCGGAGCTGTTCGGAAATCCGGTACATCCTGTATTTCCGCTATTGACGAAGATTTTGGATGCGAACATGGACCTTTCTGTACAGGTGCATCCCGACGATGTGTATGCGAATGTCCATGAAAATGGCGAACTTGGCAAAACGGAATGCTGGTACATCATTGACTGTAAGGAAAACGCTGAAATGATATTCGGTCATCATGCACAAACGAAGGAAGAATTGGCAGCTGCGATTGACCATGGTGATTGGGACGGCTTGCTGCGGCGGGTGCCGATTAAGCCTGGCGACTTTTTTTATGTCCCAAGCGGCACGATTCATGCACTCTGTGAGGGAACGCTCGTGCTAGAAACGCAGCAAAGCTCAGATACGACCTATCGGGTGTACGACTATGATCGGACGGACACAGATGGCAATAAGCGGGAGCTACATTTGGACAAAGCGATTGAGGTGACCACGGTGCCTCATCGTGCCGAAGGTGGCCAAGTCTTTGTGGAAACAAGAGAAGCTGTGGTTGTCACAGCGTTTGTTCAATCAGATTTCTTTTCCGTTTATAAATGGGAAGTGAGTGGTAGGGCAGGATTTTCGTGCAAGGATCGGTACTTGCTCGCTAGCGTCATTCAAGGGGAAGGAAATATGACCTATGGCGATGAAGTCTATGTGCTGCAAAAGGGAGCACATTTCTTGCTGCCGGTGGGATTCAGGGATTTTGAAATTGAAGGGCGCTGTGAAATCATCGTCTCCCATCCTTGA
- a CDS encoding sensor histidine kinase, with product MKKRILQFFQEISLSKRLTYVLLFYTICLIAVVFISYSSMIHLMQSKTIENTQILGEQTTAAIESIIGDALSTADIPNRSSDIQSFLIQSNNIAMYTMNVEEKKEVYRRELDFIRSLKVYNNLGKGSNSLYIFNRDGRAYYDKKNSQTSAYTREDYITLQNLLYKARTQGVPIVILNQVPAENHSKTFYTFSVLREIRDLYTQEVLGMVVAETDVSVVEDALEKLNSITKGKVTITEANADEQRTERKQSWNQKIFDMWMPNPEYYDAAKQAITIEVPSKLYNWKLSITVPVHQLVSDITQIQVVLLGAIVFLMCITILVILLISKNIVTPLQGLMRKMRSIKETDDLKATFNTDRKDEIGQLYLQFNSMFQNIRELMLQTKQMERKHREVELDALQGQINPHFIYNTLETIRMNAEMHDDEETGDMIYQLSQLMRYSMKRGFETCTLGEELQYVENYMKLMNFRFGNQFMLHLQTEEIYRGYPVMKMLLQPLVENATMHGYDSNTEKMNITISCKRTEEAFYLYIKDDGVGMSEERLTQVRNNLKTEQQYPIETQKKSIGLRNVNERIQVLYGKMYGLQVYSVKGAGTTVEVKLPCVMGRE from the coding sequence ATGAAAAAGAGAATACTGCAATTTTTTCAAGAAATCAGTTTGTCAAAACGACTGACGTATGTCCTACTTTTTTATACCATTTGCTTAATCGCGGTCGTATTTATTTCCTACAGCAGCATGATTCATTTGATGCAATCGAAAACAATTGAAAATACACAAATTCTAGGAGAACAAACCACAGCAGCCATAGAGAGTATTATTGGTGATGCGCTTAGTACGGCAGATATTCCGAATCGTTCCAGTGATATTCAAAGCTTTCTCATTCAATCTAATAACATAGCTATGTATACGATGAATGTAGAAGAGAAAAAAGAGGTGTATCGCAGGGAACTAGACTTTATTAGAAGTCTTAAAGTCTATAACAATTTAGGGAAAGGCAGTAACTCTCTTTATATTTTTAATCGCGATGGGCGAGCGTATTACGATAAAAAGAACTCACAAACGTCTGCTTATACAAGGGAAGATTATATTACACTGCAAAATTTGCTGTATAAAGCGAGAACACAAGGTGTTCCCATTGTTATCTTGAATCAAGTGCCAGCGGAAAATCACTCCAAAACCTTTTATACATTTTCCGTACTAAGGGAAATTCGGGATTTGTATACGCAGGAAGTACTCGGCATGGTTGTGGCGGAAACAGATGTTTCTGTTGTGGAGGATGCCCTCGAGAAGCTGAATTCGATTACAAAAGGAAAGGTGACGATTACAGAAGCGAACGCTGATGAACAGCGTACAGAGCGGAAACAATCGTGGAATCAGAAGATTTTTGATATGTGGATGCCAAACCCAGAATACTATGATGCTGCTAAACAGGCCATTACGATTGAAGTGCCGTCGAAGTTGTATAATTGGAAGCTATCTATTACGGTGCCTGTACATCAGCTTGTGTCTGATATCACGCAGATTCAGGTTGTCCTGCTGGGGGCAATTGTGTTTTTGATGTGCATTACAATCTTGGTGATTTTACTTATATCCAAAAACATTGTCACTCCTTTGCAGGGGTTAATGAGAAAAATGAGAAGCATCAAAGAAACAGATGATTTAAAGGCGACATTTAATACGGATCGGAAGGATGAAATCGGGCAATTATATTTGCAGTTTAATAGTATGTTTCAAAATATACGCGAGCTGATGCTGCAGACGAAGCAAATGGAGCGAAAGCACAGAGAGGTAGAACTCGATGCTCTGCAGGGCCAAATTAATCCGCATTTCATTTACAATACGCTAGAAACAATTCGGATGAACGCGGAAATGCATGATGATGAGGAAACAGGAGACATGATTTATCAGCTAAGTCAGCTGATGAGGTACAGCATGAAGCGCGGTTTTGAAACATGTACGCTAGGCGAAGAATTGCAATATGTTGAGAATTATATGAAACTCATGAACTTTCGATTCGGTAATCAGTTTATGCTGCACCTCCAGACAGAAGAGATATATCGAGGGTATCCAGTAATGAAGATGCTGCTGCAGCCGCTTGTGGAAAATGCGACCATGCATGGCTATGATAGTAACACCGAAAAGATGAACATTACGATTTCCTGCAAACGAACGGAGGAGGCCTTCTATTTATATATAAAAGATGACGGTGTTGGCATGAGCGAGGAGAGGCTGACGCAGGTTCGCAACAATCTGAAGACAGAGCAGCAGTATCCAATCGAAACACAAAAGAAAAGCATTGGTCTGCGAAATGTGAATGAGCGCATTCAAGTCCTGTACGGAAAGATGTATGGTCTGCAGGTTTACAGTGTGAAAGGAGCCGGCACAACAGTGGAAGTCAAACTTCCGTGTGTTATGGGGAGGGAATAG